The nucleotide sequence AAGACCCTGAGCTTGGACCGGAGGGTCTTGGTGTACTCGTTCATGGAGTACGTGTCCTTATCGATCCTGTCCCACTTGTTGACGCACAGAACGAGCGCGCAACCCTCCTGGACGGCGGCCCTCTCTGACAGGACAAAGTCCTGCTGGCTTGgcccctcctcggcgtcgatgacgagcaccacgacgtccgcgcggcgcatcgccTGGAGCGCCCTGCCCACGGCGAGGGACTCGGGTGCGTCCTTAGAGGCAGCCAcggacgtcctcctcctgaTACCCGCGGTGTCGATCAGCGTGTACTTcttgccgtcggcgccgatcACGTCGCTGTCGATGGTGTCCCTCGTGGTGCCGCTGTAGTCGCTAACGAtcgacctcgcgtcgcccgcgagctgGTTCAGAAGCGAGGACTTGCCCACGTTGGGCCTACCGATGATGGCAACCTTTAAGGGCCCGTccccctcctcgtccttccAGCTTGGGTCCAGATCCTCCGggctgggcggcgggagcgccgcgacgaggccgtcCAAGAGCTCGCCGGTGCCCGTGCCGCTGATGGCGGACACCGCGAGCGGGGTGGGGCCGCCGAGGGACCAGAAATCCAGCACCTGCTCCTCACCCTTCGTGGTGCTCTCGCACTTGTTCACGGCGAGCAGCAGGGGCTTCTTGGAGTGGTACTTGCGGATCCAACCGTAGATCTCCTCATCTGCGTTTGTCAGCCCCTTCTGCCCGTCGCACACCAtgatgagcgccgccgcctcgtttaccgcgagcgccgcctgcgaCTCCACCATCCCGGGGAGGATCTCAAAGCCACCGACGGTGTCCACGCTGGGCGCGTCCTCCGGCGAGCCCGGGAGCGACTCCAATCCGCCCGTGTCCACCATCATGAACTCGGTGTCGCCCCAAAATGCCCTGATGTACATGCGGTCGCGGGTGACGCCCGGCTGGTCGTACACGATCGCCCGCTTGGTCCCCGTCAGCCTATTGAACAGAGCGCTCTTACCCACGTTTGGCCTGCCCACGATGGCCACCCTCGGCAGCTTGTCGTCGGGAATCTTGCCCCACTCGCGCCGAGTCTTCCTCCGCCGTCCTTTCTTGCTTTCTTTTCCGTCggcatcggcgtcgccgtcgtcgtcgtcgacgaggaaggCCGAGCCCGGGACGTAATCCTCCTCCacatcgtccgcgtcgtagTCGTAGTAGTTGGCGCtgaagtcgtcgtccatgtctcccgagccgtcgacgtcctcgtagtcgttggccaccgccgacTTGAGCGACTTATCGACTTGGCCCCGCTTCATCCTCGCGCCATCCTtggtcctcgtcgcgggcctCTTCCCTCTctcgtccgtctcgtccATCTCGGTCCatgccgccgaggagagcTCGGAC is from Micromonas commoda chromosome 12, complete sequence and encodes:
- a CDS encoding predicted protein → MNTPLRTPNVGKSALFNRLTGTKRAIVYDQPGVTRDRMYIRAFWGDTEFMMVDTGGLESLPGSPEDAPSVDTVGGFEILPGMVESQAALAVNEAAALIMVCDGQKGLTNADEEIYGWIRKYHSKKPLLLAVNKCESTTKGEEQVLDFWSLGGPTPLAVSAISGTGTGELLDGLVAALPPPSPEDLDPSWKDEEGDGPLKVAIIGRPNVGKSSLLNQLAGDARSIVSDYSGTTRDTIDSDVIGADGKKYTLIDTAGIRRRTSVAASKDAPESLAVGRALQAMRRADVVVLVIDAEEGPSQQDFVLSERAAVQEGCALVLCVNKWDRIDKDTYSMNEYTKTLRSKLRVFEWASVVYTSALTGQRVQKVLQAAAEASVHHRKRLSTATLNSVIQEATLWKSPPSKAGRKGRVYYVTQASTRPPTFVFFVNDPKLFPDTYKRYMERSLRDNIGFPGSPIRILWRGKGAKGKK